A section of the Bifidobacterium sp. ESL0728 genome encodes:
- a CDS encoding phage/plasmid primase, P4 family, whose amino-acid sequence MSELYGEDGTMLDEPDEGSLEANDDMTFPEAKQLVGAKIGKLIDEGSVKTPAEAGRQYVNRLKNLRREHNYRAPRDERWPSPREPDSVPMARLAFKFHTIRNVTFGESESSGGGTVLTCYIPEPGRHQGIHLSMDDADIRKLALSFNPSPERPKTWIRDFNDELKSMAPVVPITRDKPYWVPVANGIYDTESHKLLPFDKDYVTMWKAATKMPEREPPVPVMPDGWPADALIPSLQPTDEGQQQLWQILAMALMCFRNWGVMPILIGRGSNGKSVFLKLLSNVIGDENTAKVKLEDLGGGFEMSPIVSKPVDIDDDVDVGAFVDKVGPLKTLLRHGAININRKYKEPLSYLPFCLPICASNGDFRFRDHTDSMDDRIVYVPFPNRFQKTPQGDRIDSEYIKRDDVREWFLYKTLTQPKFDALLETKEGLAIKQQQRSESDEVARFWDELRDVLMRRDFLPNSFLYQLFCSFERDANPGSRQGIEKQPVFMRHLRPFIEKDGYIQPRDGSGKGVQLSLDKWLAGSINLESAVSNYGVAPYFLEDDDSARVAKKHHGRSRGFVKQSVWEQFQKDNLTPRDRSDRAELRRAEEREGLNQAGQARLEALLRMSAGGDAPALRPSSKAPASQVPSAPPMMPAQPGGVPATPVMPPSRP is encoded by the coding sequence ATGAGCGAACTCTATGGTGAAGACGGCACAATGCTCGACGAACCGGATGAGGGCTCTCTCGAGGCCAACGACGACATGACTTTCCCGGAAGCCAAGCAGCTGGTCGGTGCGAAAATCGGCAAGCTTATCGATGAAGGGAGCGTTAAGACTCCGGCTGAGGCTGGGCGTCAATATGTCAACAGGCTCAAAAACCTCAGAAGGGAGCATAATTATCGTGCACCACGCGATGAAAGATGGCCTTCTCCTAGAGAGCCGGACTCGGTGCCGATGGCACGCTTGGCTTTTAAGTTCCATACCATCAGAAATGTGACTTTCGGCGAATCAGAATCAAGCGGCGGAGGCACGGTTCTCACGTGCTATATCCCGGAACCGGGCAGACATCAGGGTATCCACCTTTCAATGGATGATGCCGACATACGCAAGCTCGCGCTGTCTTTTAATCCCTCCCCGGAGAGACCGAAAACTTGGATCCGTGATTTCAACGATGAGTTGAAGTCCATGGCGCCGGTCGTGCCCATCACGCGGGACAAGCCCTACTGGGTGCCTGTCGCGAATGGTATCTACGACACAGAGAGCCACAAGCTGCTGCCTTTCGATAAGGACTATGTGACCATGTGGAAAGCGGCCACGAAGATGCCGGAGCGTGAGCCGCCGGTGCCGGTCATGCCTGACGGCTGGCCGGCCGACGCTTTGATTCCGAGCTTGCAGCCGACGGACGAGGGTCAGCAGCAGCTCTGGCAGATACTTGCCATGGCGCTCATGTGTTTCAGAAATTGGGGTGTCATGCCCATACTGATTGGTCGGGGCAGCAACGGCAAAAGCGTGTTTCTGAAATTGCTGTCCAATGTCATCGGCGACGAGAACACGGCCAAGGTCAAACTGGAGGATCTGGGAGGAGGGTTCGAAATGAGCCCGATTGTCAGTAAACCTGTGGATATAGACGATGACGTGGATGTCGGTGCGTTTGTCGACAAGGTTGGCCCGTTGAAGACATTGCTCAGGCATGGTGCGATCAACATCAACCGGAAGTACAAGGAGCCACTCTCATACCTTCCCTTCTGCCTCCCTATCTGTGCGTCGAACGGTGACTTCCGGTTTCGCGATCATACGGACAGTATGGACGACAGGATCGTTTATGTGCCGTTTCCGAACCGTTTCCAGAAAACGCCACAGGGTGACCGCATCGACTCGGAGTACATCAAACGGGATGATGTTCGTGAGTGGTTCCTGTACAAGACCCTCACTCAGCCGAAGTTCGATGCGCTCTTGGAGACCAAAGAGGGTTTGGCGATCAAGCAGCAGCAACGGTCGGAGTCCGACGAGGTGGCACGGTTCTGGGACGAGCTGAGGGATGTCCTCATGCGGCGTGATTTCCTGCCGAACTCGTTCCTGTACCAACTGTTCTGCTCGTTCGAACGCGATGCGAACCCCGGCAGCAGGCAGGGCATCGAGAAACAGCCTGTGTTTATGCGCCATTTGCGCCCGTTCATTGAAAAGGATGGGTATATTCAGCCCCGAGACGGTTCGGGGAAGGGTGTGCAACTTTCCCTGGATAAGTGGCTGGCTGGTAGCATCAACCTAGAGAGCGCTGTATCGAACTATGGTGTGGCGCCTTACTTCCTTGAGGATGATGATTCTGCCCGTGTGGCGAAGAAACACCATGGCCGGTCCCGTGGGTTTGTGAAGCAGTCCGTCTGGGAGCAGTTCCAGAAGGACAATCTGACGCCACGTGACCGCTCTGACCGCGCTGAGCTACGGCGTGCTGAGGAACGTGAGGGGCTAAATCAAGCGGGACAGGCCAGGCTTGAGGCGCTCCTGCGCATGTCGGCGGGCGGTGATGCGCCTGCCTTGCGGCCTTCGTCTAAGGCTCCTGCGTCGCAGGTTCCATCAGCTCCGCCGATGATGCCGGCGCAGCCTGGCGGCGTACCGGCCACGCCGGTCATGCCGCCGTCCCGGCCGTAG
- a CDS encoding DUF5680 domain-containing protein — translation MPLTSLPSFLVAAKAATYAAEKPVTLEPTFSGSHEFRFTKGNLHYRDIYFGSLHFAGQEIVEDESRAIWSMVYLGGILQNGTAHNADNEDDNATEIYRFLKLALRKASPDAPYRGPASFEAGEYRYTNQFTGDITNFNGKETIYAGQLPVYRLHYSGGYLQ, via the coding sequence ATGCCTTTAACATCGTTGCCGTCGTTCCTGGTCGCCGCAAAAGCCGCCACATACGCTGCAGAGAAGCCAGTTACGCTTGAGCCTACATTCTCCGGATCGCACGAATTTAGATTCACAAAAGGCAATCTCCATTACCGCGATATCTACTTTGGCAGTTTGCATTTTGCAGGCCAGGAAATCGTAGAGGACGAATCACGCGCAATCTGGTCAATGGTTTATTTGGGAGGAATACTGCAAAACGGCACAGCACACAACGCTGACAATGAAGACGATAATGCAACGGAAATTTACCGGTTCCTGAAGCTAGCCCTACGAAAAGCAAGTCCTGATGCGCCTTATCGCGGACCAGCATCATTCGAAGCCGGCGAATACCGCTATACAAACCAATTCACAGGCGACATAACAAATTTCAATGGCAAGGAAACCATATACGCGGGGCAATTACCCGTCTACCGCTTACATTATTCCGGCGGCTACCTGCAGTAA
- a CDS encoding C2 family cysteine protease: MGLIVDKGALHRAIDDSCKTINAQNQQLRQISSACDGLNGENQLTGQAWQAAKQQADTLGRQINDALAYNQAVLDDHRTLATLLDQYIDDDFIAEDAVTQALGCLHQVDQAIEAVRDLLPPITSNLVGPAINDLLDQDRRTGQWLQDKIDRLRQFDQATSTLYGGDKVGADGNKDWIYHHRAWQFLQDDDKDKKGVRTDDPQNRDYELPLNLLDGPQPTADDFDQGQIGDCWLISTLKAMADAGYDIRKGIKKTKDGKHYIVTLFDNGTPVQVEVDYIYYNGAGGVAGLWEAAIRKQFGRGALNGGQPNWAWEAITGKKPLKVDVNDGSKDISTQTLKSKGSKPTTDEGKTGDKKGTISVADSKPSYTKKDGQTGSKDNELVVSATDGTKLPGNGYRVGIEPKHAYEVVETKGDMICLRNPWGYNYWFDKDGDETSDNGEPFWISRTDFDKAFNAESQQ; encoded by the coding sequence ATGGGCCTGATTGTCGACAAGGGGGCGCTGCACCGGGCTATAGACGATTCCTGCAAGACCATCAACGCCCAGAACCAGCAGCTCCGCCAGATCTCCAGCGCCTGCGACGGTCTCAATGGAGAGAACCAGCTCACGGGCCAGGCGTGGCAGGCAGCCAAGCAACAGGCTGACACCCTCGGCCGGCAAATCAACGACGCCCTCGCCTACAACCAGGCCGTTCTCGACGACCACCGCACGCTCGCCACGCTCCTCGACCAATACATCGACGACGACTTCATCGCTGAAGACGCCGTCACTCAGGCTTTAGGCTGCCTTCACCAGGTCGACCAGGCCATCGAGGCCGTCCGTGATTTGCTCCCGCCCATCACGAGCAACTTGGTCGGTCCCGCAATCAATGACCTGCTCGACCAAGACCGCAGAACCGGCCAATGGCTCCAAGACAAGATTGACCGCCTCCGCCAATTCGACCAGGCCACCAGCACTCTCTACGGTGGCGACAAGGTCGGCGCCGACGGTAACAAAGACTGGATATACCACCATCGCGCGTGGCAGTTTTTGCAGGACGACGACAAGGACAAAAAAGGTGTTCGTACGGACGACCCCCAAAACAGAGACTATGAACTCCCGTTAAATCTTCTAGATGGCCCACAGCCGACTGCCGATGATTTTGATCAAGGTCAGATTGGCGATTGCTGGCTGATTTCCACCCTTAAGGCGATGGCTGACGCCGGATACGACATCAGAAAGGGCATCAAAAAGACCAAGGACGGGAAACACTACATCGTCACTCTCTTTGACAACGGCACGCCTGTGCAGGTCGAGGTCGACTACATCTACTACAACGGTGCCGGCGGCGTCGCCGGGCTGTGGGAGGCGGCCATCAGGAAGCAATTCGGCCGAGGCGCGCTCAACGGCGGCCAGCCCAACTGGGCATGGGAGGCCATCACCGGCAAGAAACCCCTCAAAGTGGACGTCAACGACGGCAGCAAGGACATCAGCACCCAAACGCTCAAATCCAAGGGGTCCAAACCCACGACGGACGAAGGAAAAACAGGGGATAAAAAGGGTACCATATCAGTGGCAGACAGCAAACCTTCATACACCAAGAAAGACGGTCAAACCGGCAGCAAGGATAACGAACTGGTGGTCTCCGCTACTGACGGGACCAAGCTGCCGGGCAACGGCTACAGGGTAGGCATCGAGCCTAAGCACGCCTACGAGGTCGTGGAGACCAAAGGTGACATGATTTGCCTGCGTAACCCCTGGGGCTACAACTACTGGTTCGACAAGGACGGGGATGAGACTTCGGACAACGGTGAACCGTTCTGGATCAGCAGGACCGATTTCGATAAGGCGTTCAATGCGGAGTCGCAGCAATGA
- a CDS encoding TIGR00730 family Rossman fold protein, with amino-acid sequence MKITVYCGAASGDDPKYAEAAKRLGEWIAKSGDELVYGGGGVGLMGVVAQAVLDGGGKVHGIMPQMLIDRNAAAEGLTTMEVVDDMDERKRRMMELGDVLIAFPGGPGTLEEIAEAFSWARIGLNNKPCVFFDFDGYWQPMAQMFDAMTDAGFLTAPDRAKLLFADSYDEIVRWAATYQPPKIRTFPERK; translated from the coding sequence ATGAAGATTACGGTGTATTGCGGTGCGGCAAGTGGGGATGACCCGAAATATGCGGAGGCGGCGAAGAGGCTCGGGGAGTGGATTGCCAAGAGCGGCGACGAGCTGGTCTACGGCGGTGGCGGCGTCGGGCTGATGGGCGTCGTGGCGCAGGCGGTGCTTGACGGCGGCGGCAAGGTGCACGGCATCATGCCGCAGATGCTCATCGACCGCAACGCTGCGGCTGAAGGACTGACGACTATGGAGGTCGTCGACGATATGGACGAGCGCAAGCGCCGGATGATGGAGCTTGGCGACGTGCTTATCGCATTCCCCGGCGGCCCCGGCACGTTGGAGGAGATTGCGGAAGCATTTTCGTGGGCGCGAATCGGCCTCAATAACAAGCCTTGCGTTTTCTTTGATTTCGACGGCTATTGGCAGCCGATGGCCCAGATGTTCGATGCCATGACCGACGCCGGCTTCCTTACCGCCCCGGACCGTGCGAAGCTCCTTTTCGCCGATTCCTACGACGAAATTGTGCGTTGGGCCGCGACTTATCAGCCCCCAAAGATTCGCACCTTCCCCGAACGGAAGTAA